Proteins encoded within one genomic window of Mycolicibacterium monacense:
- a CDS encoding L,D-transpeptidase family protein, which translates to MRRLLTLLCAAAVCLVAGAPVAPATAPWFASSVGPATQVISVVGVGGSSAKMDVYQRTAVGWQPVAAGIPAFIGAKGMAPQTHDGEMKTPMGVFTLDFAFGTEPNPGGGLPYVQVGPDHWWDGDMKSPTYNTMQVCKKEQCRFNTSLSAGTENLDIPQYRHAVVMGVNKARVPGNGGAFFVHSTDGGPTAGCVAIDDGRLVEIMRWLRPGALIAVSK; encoded by the coding sequence ATGCGCCGACTGTTGACCCTGCTGTGCGCAGCCGCGGTGTGTCTGGTCGCCGGGGCGCCGGTCGCACCAGCCACCGCCCCGTGGTTCGCCTCGTCGGTCGGGCCGGCGACCCAGGTGATCTCCGTTGTGGGCGTGGGCGGTTCGTCGGCCAAGATGGACGTCTACCAGCGCACTGCGGTGGGTTGGCAGCCGGTCGCCGCGGGCATCCCCGCGTTCATCGGCGCCAAGGGGATGGCGCCGCAGACCCACGACGGTGAGATGAAGACCCCGATGGGGGTGTTCACGCTCGACTTCGCGTTCGGCACCGAACCCAACCCGGGCGGCGGACTGCCCTACGTCCAGGTCGGGCCCGACCACTGGTGGGACGGGGACATGAAGAGCCCCACCTACAACACCATGCAGGTGTGCAAGAAGGAACAGTGCCGGTTCAACACATCGCTGAGTGCGGGGACCGAGAACCTCGACATCCCGCAGTACCGGCACGCGGTGGTGATGGGGGTCAACAAAGCGCGTGTGCCGGGCAACGGCGGCGCCTTCTTCGTGCACTCCACCGACGGTGGGCCGACGGCCGGGTGCGTGGCCATCGACGACGGCAGGCTGGTCGAGATCATGCGGTGGCTGCGGCCGGGCGCGCTCATCGCGGTCTCGAAGTGA
- a CDS encoding phosphatase PAP2 family protein has product MSNRRWLIGSAVSAAAVFVLMWIGYAHWAWLFEADLAVLEPLDRFGAAHPGWVTGWDVYCTVLGPTVLRLAGVVAIVVSLVRRQYRTALFLVLTVELSGLLLVAAKAIADRPRPATALVAAQSTSFPSGHALGVMVCVLAFLAVLSPTLAPAAQRWAIVLGVVLIVTIGVARVVLNVHHPSDVVAGWALGYVYFVMCWLWYPPRVSPAAETPAAPGTAP; this is encoded by the coding sequence ATGTCCAACCGGAGGTGGCTGATCGGTTCGGCCGTATCGGCTGCCGCGGTCTTCGTGCTGATGTGGATCGGGTACGCCCACTGGGCGTGGTTGTTCGAGGCCGATCTGGCCGTCCTCGAACCACTCGACCGCTTCGGCGCCGCCCACCCCGGCTGGGTGACCGGTTGGGACGTCTACTGCACGGTGCTGGGGCCGACGGTGTTACGGCTCGCGGGCGTCGTCGCCATCGTCGTCTCGTTGGTCCGGCGCCAGTACCGAACCGCACTGTTCCTGGTGCTCACCGTCGAGTTGTCGGGGCTGCTCCTGGTGGCTGCCAAGGCGATCGCGGACCGTCCGCGGCCCGCCACCGCACTGGTGGCCGCGCAGTCGACGTCGTTTCCGTCGGGCCACGCGCTGGGTGTGATGGTGTGCGTGCTGGCGTTTCTCGCCGTCCTGTCGCCCACACTGGCGCCAGCGGCACAGCGGTGGGCGATCGTCCTGGGGGTGGTGCTCATCGTGACGATCGGGGTCGCGCGCGTGGTGCTCAACGTCCACCACCCCTCCGACGTGGTGGCCGGGTGGGCGCTGGGTTACGTCTACTTCGTCATGTGCTGGCTGTGGTATCCACCGCGGGTCAGTCCAGCGGCCGAAACACCGGCAGCACCCGGTACTGCGCCGTGA
- a CDS encoding SRPBCC family protein: protein MPIRKDDGRRWVEMELLVPGTPEQVWDAMATGPGMSAWFTPTTVEERVGGELHFDFGGGATQRGVVTGWEPPRRLTYEEHDWSGIGSPGPLATEITVTGRRGGECVVRMVHSLFTDADDWDDELEGFEGGWPGFFAVLRLYLRDFAGQPAAPVRVMAEYPGEVADGWSRLATALALTGADVGQRVASPSGAPEFGGVVERVHQTRESRDVMVRLDHPGNGIAVVGMYPMGDAARAMVSLYRYGDAAADTAADQRQVWAQWLDGVLGRDPIVSQT, encoded by the coding sequence ATGCCGATACGGAAAGACGACGGCCGCCGTTGGGTCGAAATGGAACTGCTGGTGCCCGGCACACCGGAACAGGTGTGGGACGCCATGGCGACGGGCCCCGGGATGAGCGCCTGGTTCACCCCGACGACGGTCGAGGAACGCGTCGGCGGCGAACTGCACTTCGACTTCGGCGGGGGCGCCACGCAACGCGGCGTGGTGACCGGGTGGGAGCCGCCGCGCCGGCTCACCTACGAAGAACACGACTGGAGCGGTATCGGTTCGCCCGGACCGCTGGCCACCGAGATCACCGTCACCGGCCGGCGCGGCGGTGAGTGCGTGGTGCGGATGGTGCACAGCCTGTTCACCGACGCCGACGACTGGGACGACGAACTCGAGGGCTTCGAGGGCGGCTGGCCGGGATTCTTCGCGGTGCTGCGGCTCTACCTGCGCGACTTCGCGGGGCAACCGGCCGCGCCGGTGCGGGTGATGGCCGAGTACCCGGGTGAAGTGGCCGACGGGTGGTCCCGGTTGGCCACCGCGCTCGCACTGACCGGTGCCGACGTGGGTCAGCGCGTCGCATCCCCTTCGGGTGCACCCGAATTCGGCGGGGTGGTGGAACGGGTTCACCAGACGCGAGAGTCACGTGACGTGATGGTGCGGCTCGACCACCCGGGCAACGGGATCGCCGTCGTCGGTATGTACCCGATGGGGGACGCGGCGCGGGCGATGGTCTCCCTCTACCGCTACGGTGACGCCGCCGCGGATACGGCCGCCGACCAGCGGCAGGTGTGGGCGCAGTGGCTCGACGGGGTCCTCGGTCGCGACCCGATCGTGTCCCAAACTTGA
- a CDS encoding PPOX class F420-dependent oxidoreductase, with amino-acid sequence MDEFSAEVVAFLSEGTRTGKLGYVASDGRPLVAPVWFIVEGNQLVFNTDRDTAKGRALRRDPRVVLCVDDERPPFSFVQVQGLASTSEDPDELLDTATRIGGRYMGADRAEEFGRRNGVPGELVVRITPTKVVAVFDLAD; translated from the coding sequence ATGGACGAGTTCTCCGCCGAAGTGGTCGCATTCCTGTCCGAGGGCACTCGAACCGGCAAGCTGGGCTATGTCGCATCAGACGGCAGACCGCTCGTCGCGCCGGTGTGGTTCATCGTCGAGGGCAACCAGCTGGTCTTCAACACCGACCGCGACACCGCGAAGGGGCGTGCGTTGCGCCGCGATCCCCGGGTGGTCCTCTGTGTCGACGATGAACGTCCGCCGTTCTCGTTCGTCCAGGTGCAGGGCCTCGCCTCGACGAGTGAGGATCCCGACGAGCTCCTCGACACGGCGACCCGGATCGGCGGCCGATACATGGGCGCAGACCGCGCGGAGGAGTTCGGCCGCCGCAACGGCGTACCGGGCGAGTTGGTCGTCCGCATCACTCCGACGAAGGTGGTCGCGGTGTTCGACCTCGCCGACTGA
- a CDS encoding sulfatase family protein, whose amino-acid sequence MTGQPRVTPQDRANVLIVHWHDLGRYLGAYGHPDVQSPRLDRFAAESILFTRAHATAPLCSPSRGSLFTGRYPQSNGLVGLAHHGWEYRAGVRTLPHILSDNGLHTALFGMQHETSYPPKLGFDEFDVSNSYCEYVVERATGWLRDAPQRPFLLTAGFFETHRPYPRDRYEPADAATVALPDYLPEDREVRQDLAAFYGSITVADAAVGQLLDTLAATGLDRSTWVVFMTDHGPALPRAKSTLYDAGTGIAMIIRPPLDAGIAPDVYDDLFSGVDLLPTLLDVLGVDIPGEVEGLSHADNLLGGAEKTREVRTAVYTTKTYHDSFDPIRAIRTKEFSYIENYAQRPLLDLPWDIAESAPGRIVGPRARTPRPARELYDLRTDPTEQHNLLTSENKINAEAVATDLALLLDDWRVKTNDVIPSDFAGTRISDRYTETYLRIHRREVTSRSAIAAERGVKGERRTAQ is encoded by the coding sequence GTGACAGGACAACCACGGGTGACTCCGCAGGACCGCGCCAACGTGCTGATCGTCCACTGGCACGATCTCGGTCGCTACCTCGGCGCCTACGGACACCCGGACGTACAGAGCCCCCGCCTCGACCGGTTCGCCGCCGAGAGCATCCTGTTCACCCGCGCCCACGCCACCGCACCGCTGTGCTCACCGTCGCGCGGGTCGCTGTTCACGGGCCGCTACCCGCAGAGCAACGGCCTGGTCGGACTGGCGCACCACGGCTGGGAGTACCGCGCCGGCGTCCGCACCCTACCGCACATCTTGTCTGACAACGGTTTACACACAGCACTTTTCGGGATGCAGCACGAGACATCGTATCCGCCGAAACTGGGGTTCGACGAGTTCGACGTGTCCAATTCCTACTGCGAATACGTGGTCGAACGCGCCACCGGGTGGCTGCGCGACGCACCGCAGCGCCCCTTCCTGCTCACCGCGGGATTCTTCGAGACCCACCGGCCCTACCCGCGTGACCGCTACGAACCCGCCGACGCCGCCACCGTCGCGCTACCCGACTACCTTCCCGAGGACCGGGAGGTGCGCCAGGATCTGGCCGCGTTCTACGGGTCGATCACCGTTGCCGACGCGGCAGTCGGCCAACTGCTCGACACGCTCGCGGCCACCGGACTGGACCGCAGCACCTGGGTGGTGTTCATGACCGACCACGGTCCGGCCCTGCCCCGGGCGAAGTCCACGCTGTACGACGCGGGCACCGGTATCGCGATGATCATCCGGCCGCCGCTTGACGCCGGCATCGCCCCCGACGTCTACGACGATCTGTTCAGCGGCGTCGACCTGCTGCCCACGCTGCTCGACGTGCTCGGCGTCGACATTCCCGGAGAGGTCGAGGGACTCTCGCATGCCGACAATTTGCTGGGCGGCGCGGAGAAAACACGGGAAGTGCGCACCGCGGTGTACACCACGAAGACCTATCACGATTCCTTCGACCCAATTCGTGCGATCCGGACAAAAGAATTCAGCTATATCGAGAATTACGCGCAACGGCCGCTGTTGGATCTGCCGTGGGACATCGCCGAAAGCGCCCCCGGGCGCATCGTCGGACCGCGGGCACGCACGCCACGGCCCGCCCGCGAACTCTACGACCTCCGCACCGACCCCACCGAGCAACACAACCTGCTGACGTCGGAGAACAAGATCAACGCCGAGGCCGTCGCGACCGATCTGGCGCTCCTGCTCGACGACTGGCGGGTGAAGACCAACGACGTCATACCGTCGGATTTCGCGGGTACGCGGATATCCGACCGATACACCGAGACATATCTGCGAATTCACCGGCGGGAAGTCACCAGTCGCTCGGCCATCGCGGCGGAACGAGGCGTCAAGGGTGAGCGCCGAACGGCGCAATGA
- a CDS encoding bifunctional phosphatase PAP2/diacylglycerol kinase family protein translates to MDLSIRRRGSSLRQIGKGLGSLDREVFEAVAESPSPLLDATMPRLTRAADHSKLWCAIAAGLMASGGPRTRRGATRGVLSLAVTSLVANQGAKRIWRRARPSYLPVPLARRGRRFPTSNSLPSGHSASAAAFAVGVGLESPPIGLGLALLAGLVGLSRVATGAHYPGDVFAGFGLGAAVSVLGGRVVPPTTPTKLPTAEPLRVPTPPRPEGAGVVLVINPASGGGNGARVVDEVRDALPRAEVVELDEGDDLQQVLREAAGRAEVLAVGGGDGTVATAAGIAKEAGLPLAVFPGGTFNHFAKDIGCDSVARTVDAIRRGSVACVDLVCLNEEHMVINTASIGAYPQFVQTREKLEHKVGKPVAGLYAMFHTLRRAEPVRIQYDNRTLQTSLFFLGNSTYLPSGFAPAQRHRMDDGLLDVRILETGKRFSRVRILTALMLGRLERSPLYHEMRVPEFTFTAIDGPTVLACDGEVGTECQTASFTAQYRVLPVFRPLD, encoded by the coding sequence ATGGACCTGAGCATCCGGCGCCGCGGCAGCAGCCTCCGACAGATCGGCAAGGGCCTGGGCAGCCTCGACCGGGAGGTCTTCGAAGCCGTCGCCGAGTCGCCGAGTCCGCTGCTCGACGCGACGATGCCGCGGCTGACGCGCGCCGCCGACCACTCGAAGCTCTGGTGCGCCATCGCCGCCGGCCTGATGGCGTCCGGCGGGCCGAGGACGCGCCGCGGCGCCACCCGTGGGGTGTTGTCGCTCGCGGTCACCAGCCTCGTCGCCAACCAGGGCGCCAAGCGCATCTGGAGACGAGCCCGCCCGAGCTATCTGCCGGTACCGCTGGCCCGGCGGGGCCGGCGCTTCCCGACGTCGAACTCGCTTCCGTCGGGTCACTCCGCGAGCGCGGCGGCCTTCGCGGTCGGCGTCGGATTGGAGAGCCCGCCGATCGGACTGGGGTTGGCGCTGCTGGCCGGGCTGGTGGGGCTGTCCCGGGTGGCGACGGGGGCGCACTATCCCGGAGACGTATTCGCCGGTTTCGGTCTCGGCGCGGCCGTCTCGGTGCTCGGCGGCCGCGTGGTACCACCGACCACCCCGACGAAGTTGCCGACGGCCGAACCGCTGCGCGTACCCACCCCGCCCCGGCCCGAGGGCGCCGGTGTGGTGTTGGTGATCAACCCGGCCTCCGGCGGCGGCAACGGCGCGCGGGTGGTGGACGAGGTGCGGGACGCCCTGCCCCGCGCCGAGGTCGTCGAACTGGACGAAGGCGACGATCTGCAGCAGGTGCTGCGCGAGGCGGCCGGGCGCGCCGAGGTCCTGGCCGTCGGCGGCGGCGACGGCACGGTAGCCACCGCGGCGGGGATCGCCAAGGAGGCCGGACTCCCGCTCGCGGTGTTCCCCGGCGGAACGTTCAACCACTTCGCGAAGGACATCGGGTGCGATTCGGTGGCCCGCACCGTCGATGCCATCCGCCGCGGCAGCGTCGCGTGCGTCGATCTGGTGTGCCTCAACGAGGAACACATGGTCATCAACACCGCGAGCATCGGTGCCTATCCGCAGTTCGTGCAGACCAGGGAGAAGCTGGAGCACAAGGTCGGCAAACCCGTCGCGGGCCTCTACGCGATGTTCCACACGTTGCGCCGTGCCGAACCCGTGCGCATCCAGTACGACAACCGGACGTTGCAGACATCGCTGTTCTTCCTGGGTAATTCGACCTACCTGCCGTCAGGTTTCGCACCGGCACAGCGCCACCGGATGGACGACGGCCTACTCGACGTGCGGATCCTGGAGACCGGGAAACGGTTCAGCCGGGTGCGGATCCTCACCGCGTTGATGCTGGGCCGGTTGGAACGCAGCCCGCTCTACCACGAGATGCGGGTGCCGGAGTTCACCTTCACCGCCATCGACGGCCCGACCGTTCTGGCGTGCGACGGGGAGGTCGGCACCGAGTGCCAGACCGCGAGCTTCACGGCGCAGTACCGGGTGCTGCCGGTGTTTCGGCCGCTGGACTGA
- a CDS encoding winged helix-turn-helix domain-containing protein, whose protein sequence is MLDVDVIADPAAAVVALDPVRSRLLAELTEPASAAALATRVGITRQKVNYHLRALEQHQLVAVAGERKWGGLKERLLVATASSYVVAPGALGAAAADPARSRDRLSASYLIALSARAVQEVGDLWREARAKDKRLATLSLDATVRFRSAADRADFTRELSEAVTTLVARYHDDTAPGGRAHRVVLAAYPQPRDQEDA, encoded by the coding sequence GTGCTGGATGTGGACGTGATCGCCGACCCCGCCGCCGCCGTCGTCGCGCTCGACCCGGTGCGCAGCCGACTGCTCGCGGAGCTGACCGAACCGGCATCGGCCGCCGCGCTCGCCACCCGTGTCGGAATCACCAGGCAGAAGGTCAATTACCACCTGCGGGCACTGGAACAGCACCAGCTCGTCGCCGTGGCCGGCGAACGAAAGTGGGGCGGTCTCAAAGAACGTCTCCTGGTCGCCACCGCATCGTCGTACGTGGTCGCGCCCGGCGCGCTCGGCGCCGCCGCCGCAGATCCCGCGCGGTCCCGCGACCGGCTCTCCGCCAGCTACCTGATCGCCTTGTCGGCCCGGGCCGTCCAGGAGGTCGGCGACCTCTGGCGCGAAGCGCGGGCCAAGGACAAACGCCTGGCCACCCTGTCCCTCGACGCGACCGTCCGCTTCCGCAGCGCCGCCGACCGGGCCGACTTCACCCGCGAGCTGTCCGAGGCCGTCACCACCCTGGTCGCGCGCTACCACGACGACACCGCCCCCGGTGGCCGTGCACACCGGGTGGTGCTGGCCGCTTATCCACAACCGAGAGATCAGGAGGATGCGTGA
- a CDS encoding FAD-dependent oxidoreductase, whose amino-acid sequence MTSLWLAGRPEQAVAPNPLDETTRSADVVVVGAGLTGLVTAVLLARAGRDVMVLEAFRAGAGATGNTTAKISLLQGTKLSKIVGKHGPGVAKKYVEGNLEGQEWLIQRCENHGISVQREDAFTYAQSDTGLPAARAELEACQAAGLDTEWVDGSHGAHVPFPFEGGVRLAGQAQFDPMPLLDSLIVELDERGGRLIQGVRVQRVSGTDGDSRGLTLHVRTSGGDEFDVDTRQCVLATGIPILDRGGFFARLKPARSYCMAYKVPGTITRGMYLSTDSPTRSVRYAPTQDGDRLIVGGAGHPVGREKHPSSSVQELDAWAKQHYPGAMQTNYWSAQDYSPADELPYVGPILPGQDKIYVATGFDKWGMTNGAAAALALSSSILGGRMDWADAFASWSPHELSGIPKAVQANVEVGINLAKGWITPVTRIADRTPQSGGVVSGPPWALEARSVVDGVERRVSPVCPHLGGIVNWNDSDESWECPLHGSRFAPDGTLLEGPATRDLTRSL is encoded by the coding sequence ATGACGTCACTGTGGCTGGCCGGCCGTCCCGAACAGGCCGTTGCCCCCAACCCGCTCGACGAAACCACCCGCTCCGCCGACGTTGTCGTGGTCGGCGCCGGGCTCACCGGTCTGGTCACCGCCGTCCTGTTGGCCCGCGCCGGGCGCGACGTGATGGTGCTCGAGGCGTTCCGTGCGGGCGCGGGGGCGACGGGTAACACCACCGCCAAGATCAGCCTGCTGCAGGGCACGAAACTGTCGAAGATCGTCGGCAAGCACGGCCCGGGCGTCGCGAAGAAGTACGTCGAGGGCAACCTCGAGGGCCAGGAGTGGCTGATCCAGCGGTGTGAGAACCACGGGATCTCGGTGCAGCGCGAGGACGCCTTCACCTATGCGCAGTCGGACACGGGGTTGCCCGCGGCGCGGGCGGAACTGGAGGCGTGTCAGGCGGCGGGTCTGGACACGGAGTGGGTCGACGGGTCTCACGGGGCCCACGTGCCCTTCCCGTTCGAGGGCGGTGTCCGGCTTGCCGGTCAGGCGCAGTTCGATCCGATGCCGTTGTTGGACAGCCTGATCGTCGAACTCGACGAGCGGGGCGGCCGACTGATCCAGGGCGTGCGGGTGCAGCGGGTCTCCGGCACCGACGGAGATTCCAGGGGGCTCACGCTGCACGTGCGCACCTCGGGGGGTGACGAGTTCGACGTCGACACGCGGCAGTGCGTGCTGGCGACGGGAATCCCGATCCTCGACCGCGGCGGGTTCTTCGCCCGCCTGAAACCGGCGCGGTCCTACTGCATGGCGTACAAGGTGCCCGGCACCATCACCCGCGGCATGTACCTGTCCACCGATTCCCCCACCCGGTCGGTGCGTTACGCGCCGACCCAGGACGGGGATCGGCTGATCGTCGGCGGGGCCGGACATCCGGTCGGCCGGGAGAAGCATCCGTCGTCGTCGGTGCAGGAACTCGACGCGTGGGCCAAACAGCACTACCCGGGTGCGATGCAGACGAACTACTGGTCCGCACAGGACTATTCACCGGCCGACGAGCTGCCCTACGTCGGGCCGATCCTGCCCGGGCAGGACAAGATCTACGTGGCAACGGGTTTCGACAAGTGGGGGATGACCAACGGCGCCGCCGCCGCGCTGGCGTTGTCGAGCAGCATCCTGGGCGGCCGGATGGACTGGGCCGACGCGTTCGCCAGTTGGAGCCCGCACGAGCTGTCGGGCATCCCGAAGGCGGTGCAGGCCAACGTCGAGGTCGGGATCAACCTGGCCAAGGGATGGATCACGCCGGTGACGCGGATCGCCGACCGGACCCCACAGTCCGGCGGTGTGGTCAGTGGACCGCCGTGGGCGCTGGAGGCGCGCAGCGTCGTCGACGGGGTGGAGCGCCGGGTCTCGCCGGTGTGCCCGCACCTCGGCGGCATCGTCAACTGGAACGACTCCGACGAATCGTGGGAATGCCCGTTGCACGGGTCGCGTTTCGCACCGGACGGGACCCTGCTCGAGGGCCCCGCGACGCGGGATCTCACGCGGTCTCTATGA
- a CDS encoding nuclear transport factor 2 family protein produces MGDIDEIKNVKYRYLRALDTKDWAAFTDTLTEDVVGEYGESLGEDHRFTDREALVSFMRASLGPEVITEHRVDHPEIVVDGDEATGTWYLQDRVIAPDFDFMLIGAAFYRDRYRRTPDGWKICATGYDRTYDASMSLANLNFKLKRGRALNL; encoded by the coding sequence ATGGGTGACATCGACGAGATCAAGAACGTCAAGTACCGGTATCTGCGGGCCCTGGACACCAAGGATTGGGCGGCGTTCACCGACACGCTCACCGAGGACGTCGTCGGTGAGTACGGCGAGTCGCTCGGTGAGGACCACCGGTTCACCGACCGTGAGGCGTTGGTGTCGTTCATGCGCGCCTCACTGGGACCGGAGGTGATCACCGAACACCGCGTCGACCACCCCGAGATCGTCGTCGACGGTGACGAGGCGACCGGCACCTGGTATCTGCAGGACCGGGTGATCGCGCCGGACTTCGACTTCATGTTGATCGGCGCCGCGTTCTACCGCGACCGGTACCGCCGCACACCGGACGGCTGGAAGATCTGCGCCACCGGCTACGACCGCACCTACGATGCGAGCATGTCGTTGGCGAACCTGAACTTCAAGCTGAAACGCGGTCGCGCGCTGAACCTCTGA
- a CDS encoding Hsp70 family protein: MSDPLGLSIGTTNLVAARVGNPPVIRRSTLSLFSDRTPQVGLPAEQSGGVVLDGFVERVGDPVPLVAADGTSYRADALLVEALDAMTEAVGAAPSGDIAIAVPAHWGTATVYALRNALRTNPVFTSNGAPARLVSDAVASLTALRANPGLPTDGVVALLDFGGSGTSITLADAAAGFAPVDETTRFTEFSGDLIDQALLTHVLTGITDAGGVDPAGTAAVGSLTRLRERCRDAKERLSAVTAADVAAELPGYHSTIRITRAELEEMLQRPLAGVLAALDAALERTRIGWAGVSAVVTIGGGASIPLITQQLSAHTRVPVITTRQPALDAAVGAALFAAYSAAAEAPTGMAAAAPVTAMIDDAPGSATFRALAWSQDDTTSDEPVPYTGDDAYEPYNPFGPAPTGARPEVQYLPADEPEDGRRGWHVPQLAFGAAAVVAAIAVGGVAYALTSTSADSTPVTEFETTRLPAGAPLPEPSSAPPPPVVTVTTAPPAPAPPPEPGTPAPPPPPVTPVTTTPPTTTTTTTTTTTTTTTTTTTTTTTQPTTTTTQPTTTQPTTTQPTTTQPPVTTTTQPPVTTTYVTVPFVPIPIPIQVPNN, from the coding sequence ATGAGCGACCCGTTGGGCTTGTCGATCGGGACCACCAACCTGGTTGCGGCACGAGTCGGCAATCCACCTGTCATACGGCGTTCGACGCTGAGCCTGTTCAGCGATCGCACGCCGCAGGTCGGGCTGCCCGCCGAACAGTCCGGGGGCGTGGTGCTCGACGGTTTCGTCGAGCGGGTCGGCGACCCCGTCCCACTCGTCGCCGCCGACGGCACCTCCTACCGCGCCGACGCCCTGCTGGTCGAGGCGCTCGACGCGATGACCGAGGCCGTCGGCGCGGCACCCAGCGGTGACATCGCCATCGCCGTGCCCGCGCACTGGGGTACCGCCACGGTCTACGCGTTGCGCAACGCGCTGCGCACCAACCCCGTCTTCACATCCAACGGCGCCCCCGCGCGCCTGGTGTCCGATGCGGTCGCCTCGCTGACCGCGCTGCGCGCCAACCCCGGACTGCCCACCGACGGAGTGGTGGCGCTGCTCGACTTCGGTGGCAGCGGCACCAGCATCACCCTCGCGGACGCCGCCGCGGGTTTCGCGCCGGTCGACGAGACCACCCGGTTCACCGAGTTCTCCGGTGACCTGATCGATCAGGCGTTGCTCACCCACGTACTGACCGGGATCACCGACGCCGGTGGCGTCGACCCCGCGGGTACCGCGGCGGTCGGATCACTGACCCGGCTGCGGGAACGGTGCCGCGACGCCAAGGAGCGGCTGTCGGCGGTGACGGCCGCCGACGTGGCCGCCGAACTGCCCGGCTACCACTCGACGATCCGGATCACCCGCGCCGAACTCGAGGAGATGCTGCAACGCCCGCTGGCCGGGGTGCTGGCCGCGCTCGACGCCGCGCTGGAACGGACCCGCATCGGATGGGCGGGTGTCTCGGCAGTCGTCACCATCGGCGGCGGAGCGAGCATCCCGCTGATCACCCAACAACTCTCGGCGCACACCCGCGTCCCCGTGATCACCACGCGGCAACCGGCGCTCGACGCCGCGGTCGGTGCCGCCCTGTTCGCCGCCTACAGCGCGGCCGCGGAGGCGCCGACGGGGATGGCCGCCGCCGCACCCGTCACCGCGATGATCGACGACGCCCCGGGTTCGGCGACCTTCCGCGCACTGGCCTGGTCGCAGGACGACACGACGTCGGACGAACCCGTGCCCTACACCGGTGACGACGCCTACGAGCCGTACAACCCGTTCGGACCCGCGCCCACCGGTGCCCGGCCGGAGGTGCAGTACCTGCCCGCCGACGAACCGGAAGACGGGCGGCGCGGCTGGCACGTGCCGCAGCTGGCGTTCGGCGCCGCGGCGGTGGTCGCGGCGATCGCCGTCGGCGGCGTCGCCTATGCGTTGACCTCGACGTCGGCCGACAGCACACCGGTCACCGAGTTCGAGACCACCCGGCTGCCCGCCGGCGCGCCCCTGCCCGAGCCGTCGAGTGCGCCGCCGCCCCCGGTCGTCACCGTCACCACGGCGCCGCCCGCGCCCGCTCCGCCACCCGAGCCCGGCACGCCCGCGCCCCCGCCACCACCCGTGACGCCGGTGACCACGACGCCGCCGACCACCACCACGACGACGACCACGACCACCACGACGACGACCACGACAACCACAACCACCACGACGACGCAGCCGACCACGACGACGACGCAGCCGACGACCACACAGCCGACCACGACCCAGCCGACGACCACACAGCCGCCGGTGACCACGACGACGCAGCCGCCGGTGACCACGACGTACGTGACAGTGCCGTTCGTGCCGATCCCCATCCCGATCCAGGTGCCCAACAACTGA
- a CDS encoding DUF3159 domain-containing protein — protein MAVVAGPGRFEEAASAALGLALLTLWVGRRRGVPVHALEAFGVAFFAVLAVLGLIAPPDTIRWLELWAGELSNVALAVFAVATLLIRRPFTLAYAKDTAPQEYWDSPVFLRINYVISAVWAGAFLVSAAAGAYADGVLGDNDNFWFSWIVPLAAIIFAGAFTDYYPDRATGESTASWARVFDWLPIFVVITGIVGWVSDSTSDTVGIALIVIGSVGSAVMRKVFPDEPAKIPGPSQS, from the coding sequence ATGGCGGTCGTGGCCGGTCCCGGCCGGTTCGAGGAAGCCGCCTCCGCCGCTCTGGGCCTCGCGCTGCTGACGCTGTGGGTCGGCAGGCGCCGCGGGGTTCCGGTGCACGCACTCGAGGCGTTCGGCGTCGCCTTCTTCGCGGTGCTGGCCGTCCTCGGGCTGATCGCCCCGCCGGACACCATCCGGTGGCTGGAACTGTGGGCCGGCGAATTGAGCAACGTCGCACTGGCGGTCTTCGCGGTGGCCACGCTGCTGATCCGGCGCCCGTTCACCTTGGCGTACGCGAAAGACACTGCACCACAGGAGTACTGGGACAGCCCGGTCTTCCTCCGGATCAACTACGTCATCTCGGCGGTGTGGGCGGGTGCCTTCCTGGTGTCGGCGGCCGCAGGCGCGTACGCGGACGGGGTGCTGGGCGACAACGACAACTTCTGGTTCTCCTGGATCGTGCCGCTGGCCGCGATCATCTTCGCCGGGGCCTTCACCGACTACTACCCGGACCGCGCGACGGGCGAGAGCACGGCCTCCTGGGCGCGGGTGTTCGACTGGTTGCCGATTTTCGTCGTCATCACCGGCATCGTCGGCTGGGTGTCGGATTCGACCTCCGACACGGTCGGCATCGCGCTGATCGTCATCGGCAGCGTCGGGTCGGCGGTGATGCGCAAGGTTTTTCCCGACGAGCCGGCGAAAATCCCCGGGCCGTCACAGTCATAG